A genomic segment from Malus domestica chromosome 05, GDT2T_hap1 encodes:
- the LOC139196265 gene encoding uncharacterized protein, which produces MRRLMRKGEMRGFPGIIGSMDCMHWTWKNCPSAWQGAYGNRKGAKSIILEAVASFDTWIWHAFFGVPGAQNDLNVLAQSPVFDELLQGNSPRCTYTINGTQYEGSYYLADGIYPRAAARMFDVEALRSIMMTCIILHNMIVEDEYDYDGVDEYEPDPMNNSRTRIYCAHNGTEDPVQHEPLERDGRYNELIVQRYTNVQEPYWHVTRQNDLIEHQWGLHEGEDN; this is translated from the exons atgcgaaggcttatgaggaagggtgagatgcgaggcttcCCTGGCATAATTGGAAGCATGGACTGCATgcattggacttggaaaaactgtccaagtgcgtggCAAGGAGCATATGGCAACAGAAAAGGAGCCAAAAGcatcattttggaagcggtggcttcatttgatacatggatttggcatgctttttttggtgttccaggagctcagaatgacttaaatgtccttgcccaatccccagtgttcgacGAACTGCTGCAAGGAAACTCGCCGAGATGCACATATACCATTAATGGTACCCAATACGAGGGATCATACTACCTTGCagatggcatttacccaag GGCTGCagctagaatgtttgatgtcgaggctcttcgatccatcatgatgacgtgtattattctccacaacatgattgttgaagatgagtatgattatgatggcgtcgatgaatatgagccggatccgatgaacaactcaagaacacgtatctaTTGTGCTCATAATGGGACCGAAGATCCAGTGCAACACGAGCCGTTGGAAcgcgatggacgttacaatgaattgatcgttCAACGTTACACTAATGTGCAAGAGCCATACTGGCACGTAACCCGCcagaatgacttgattgagcaccagtgGGGATTGCATGAAGGCGAAGATAATTAG